AACCCACTTGACTTCTGGGTGCTATCATCACATCCTCTGAAACACTCTCATCCTCTTCTTTCTGGAGAATGAGCAGCAACTGTGCTCCAGCCCAGATGTCTGTGGTGggagacagagggagagaggaCCAAGAGGAGAAATGTGACTGAGTCTTTAATAAAAGAAGGGAAGTCTCAAGGTGTGGCCTGAAATTCCTGAGAGGCCAATGAGGGTGTTTGGTTGTCAATCAATAGAAACTCCATTCTTCGTATCCACAATATATgtgtctgccccagcccctgtaTTCTGTTCCTGCCCATCTGCATTGTGCAAGGAACTGGAGTCATGCTGCATAGCTGGCCACTACTGAACTGGCTGCCAAATGCTGAAGTTAACAAGCAGGAGGGCTATTGGTACCAGGTGGCACATACTTGAATgcagtcatagattttaaggccagaggggaccattatgatcatctagtccagtgagtctcaaacttttttactggcgacccctttcacatcccaagcctctgagtgtgacccccataataaattaacacattttttatatttaacaccactataaatgctggaggcaagcggggtttggggtggaggttggcagctcgtgacccccccatgtaatgaccttgtgacccctgaggggtctcaacccccagtttgagaacccctgatctagtctgaccccctgtatagcAGAGGCCAGAGCCCCTCACCCATGGACTCCTGCATAGAGCCCATATGTCAGAGGTTTTCAtgctgtggggcatgcccccctaggggggcacagaggaacgttTGGGGGTGTGAGTGGTGATGCCAAGTGGCTTAGGCTTTGGCTGTGGGTGATGGGGCTTGGGGAGAAagcgccacctccaccccctgactcaccttaGCGGGCCTCCCAGCCTGTGAGTCAGTGTCAACACCTTGGTGCCCAGCAATGGCTCCGCCCCAAGATACCATCGCATGCGCCTTCTCCTGCCCTGAAAATCTGAGGGGGCAGGTCCAGGTATTGGGGAGTGCaaccaaaaattgtaactcaaagagggggctcagctcaaaaagttttaCAACCGCTGCCCTATATTGTGGCTGAGCTGGGCGATCTTGTTTTTAGAAAGAtgcccaatcttgatttaaagacttaggTGTTGCATTCCCTGCTTCTCTTTGTTCTGTGATCTTCATTGCACTGAGAGTCATTGATGCTGCAGTGTCCCTTGCAACAGAGAAGTGATGGGATTCAGGAGTAGTGAACACAACTGGGATTTGTTGTTTATTATGCTGAGCATTCATGGCTGGTTTTCACAGGGACTTTTCTCCCCAAACATCCCACCAGTGCTAGCCACAGTAGGATCATTCGATAGACACAGCATTGGCATTTTTACTATTTGGCCATCCGCATTTGCTTTGAACAGGGTTAATTGATGCAGTGGTTAAAAAGGCCAGGAGCCATGCGCTCTCTACACTAAGGCGACCACTGGTGGGGAACTGTACCTGTGTTAGCAATGGTGTGATGCTTCAGGGGAAAAAGGCTAGGGGAGAACCAGATCCTGTAGCCTCCTAGCGCTCTAGCTTGCAGCCTAAGGTGGAAGTGCTGCACAGTGTTACCTTGCAGGGTGTGTCAAAAAATGCCAGCCCAGACTCAGCAATCAAAAAGTGGACTACAACTACTGCTTACCCTGCCAACCATTCGTGAAGCTCTGCCTGAGGCAGTGGAATGACATCACATCCTCATTAGGAAAGAGAAGTTTAATCGAAAATGCacacagagctctgtgtgagTCATCATCATTGCTGAATCTCGACATCTATGTCTGCTCTCTctcagagatggctgccaagataggcaaagtattctacattttccagttcttcttttTCAATGTAGATCTTCCTTGCTGGGTCTGATGATTGACCGGGGACTGGCTGGTGGAGAACTTTTGTTTTGCTGATGTTCGGAGTTAGTCCTAGGCTTCTGAaagcttcagagaagcaattaAGGGCTGTTTGTAGATCCTCCTTTGAGGGTGCAACTACAGCACAACCATATGCGTACTGAAGTTCAGTTATTGTTGATGATATTACTTTAGTTCTGGCATGGAGACGATTTAACTGAGAATATGCACAGAGCTCTGAGTAAGTACATGGTATAAGACTCAGGGGAGTTTACCTGAAGAGACACCTTGTGGACAGGGAGCAAGAGATTATAACTTGCGTGAATTTCTGTAACTTAGAACCAGGAAATGTTTGCTAATTAAACATTGCTGTAAAACCAAAAGGAACCTCCCATCTCCTTATAAATGCATTAGGGGGTGTAAACTATATCTAAACCCAAGTCTCTAGGCAGGCAACATATTCAACTACAGGAGTGTGTTCTGCTGTTCAGAATATAGTCAGGCACAGAGTTGTGAGAGAGCTAGAAGGTCTCTACTGTGTTTGAAAACAGGAAACTTGCAATGACTGGGTCTGATTCTGTGCTGTGCTTTGGGTGCAGCCAAGCAGGGACCAAAGGTGGCTTTACCCCACCTTTACACTGTCCAGATTCTGGGCAGCTCTAGGAACCAAAATTGCCCTTGTGTAAATTAGAGTATTTACGGGTTGCTCTAACATACAGCAGCCTGTTGCGGGCTGCAGTGCTATACCCTCTTACTTCTGGCAACCCTCTCTTATAGGGGGGTGCTGCCCAGATGGGGGCGAGGGCCCAGCTAGGTGTTCAGCTTGACCTACCTAAGCAGTATGTGCGACCCTCTAATTTTATAGATCTGACTGCTCCAAGCCAGGTAACATGCTGTGTGGTGCATTAGAAAAGATTGCATCTTGGACATCTTacgggaagcagggagagagtaGGTGGCAGCCGCAGGTTTACAGAAAGGtgttttccccttcctcccagagcaGTGCCAAAGGAAGTATTGCAGGTATTATATGATCACAGCAACTTAGATATGTGCCTCGTCCCTCTAAGGACAATGGCCTTCATCTGGCTAATCCCTGATAGCTGCTTCCTAGGCTGTTTGCACAGTGACTGTGGAATTCTGATGAGCTGGCAAAACCCATTGAATGCTCCACTTGGACATTTGCCCTCCCAGTGTTTGTGACAcaggccactgcagccctgcagcAAACATTTGATGCTGGACCGACCAGTGGCTGTTCTCATATTAGGTAAGACTGGATGCGTATGTGAAATGACGACTTCCCCCAAAATAACTAAGCAGAGGAAAACCCAGGAGATTCTAAGATCATTTCGTACAAGGGAGAATAATGCAAACTCTAAAGGAGACTAGAGACTTAATAATGTTGGCTGCAAAATTTGCTCGCTATCTCTGCTTGCCACTCTGAGCAAGATTCATCTCTGGTGCagcccctctgaagtcaatgagtttGGAATGGCACTGTGTGAAAGCAGCTCTGCTATTAACTGAcagtgcaggggggaggtggATTGGATGATCATCCGTGTGTTTTGAATCTTCCCTGTGTCTTGGAGCAAAATCAGCTGAATTGTAGGTTCAAAGCCACATGCAAGCAAATGAATCAGCAGACCCATGCTGTGCTCTTGTGTGCATTTCCCTGTGACAGGCTCAGGCTGTTTCTTCCTTTAAAATACGTGTTTTTGTTGCCTCTGGATGGGCTGTTTGTTTCTGAAGCTGCAGATCAACAGTTTAAATGGGTTATTATATCAGAAAGTATATGGGCTACCAAAGAGAGCCAACTGGCCAAAGACCCCTTGTTAaagtggggcagagggcagggattataaaaaataataatgatggtTTCGCAGGattgggggttggagtttggAAAAATCTTACAACCCCAAAATAACTGAATGCTCTTTACATTAGTGAATTGGTTAAACCATACAGTGCTCCAGCTTTTCCCCTAATGTCAACACAAACACCTACACTTATCCTCGCCCATCTCCCTGCTTAACTAAGCCATGTTTGATCTCTTCTCCAGGGTTTGCCACTAACAGCCACTTCCCTAACTGCACTGTCGCAGCAGGCCAGACATGGGAGACACGGGCAAAGAAGAGTATAAAATACAGTCGTTCGACACCGAGACGCAGCAGTTACTGAAAACTGCTCTCAAAGGTCAGCAAGCACCTGTCTTTCCAGCCCCCATGGTATGGCTTCCATGCCCAGGCTGGCTGGCagatcatgcctgaccaaccagATTCCATTTTGTCTTGTTAACACAGATGGCTCCGAATAGGAGAGCTATGTCAGAAATGCCACTAGCCTGCTGCTTGGCCCCCAAAGCCTTTTCCCCACCATGGGTGAGCTAGTGCTGGAACACACAATCTCTACTGCctgccacctcctccctgagATTTAAGGCACAGTTGTCTGAGTTCAATTCCAGATTCTGGAAGGGCATGTCCTCTAGTGGTTATAATCTTTCTGCTCCTGTGCCGTCAAACGGTCTCTGTTCCAATCCACTGGCCATCCCTCTATCTATTCTCCCCCAATCCCAGATTCTGCTGTCCCACCCTGCTACTATCCTCCCATCCCCCTACTCGTAACCCAGCCTTTGATCCTGCCCGGTCCCCCCCATctgctctctgtctcccccatgcTCCGAGTCAACCCTAGCTACTTCCTCATTCCCCTCAGCAAATAATCAACATTCTGCActcccactcctcctcctgcctcactTCTCTTTgctcctatccaacccccctaccTTGCCTTCTGCCGCTCCACCTTTGTGCCTATatattctcccatcctcctctccTGCCCTCTGTACTTCTCTCAGCCTCTGACAACAGCTCCccctctgcttctccccaccGCTTGCTCCTGcaatctcccttctcccccctccccattccttGCTCCTTTGCATTGCAGTCAGGGAGCTTCCTCCTTCTTCTGGgcccaccagcagggggagcattaAGAGCACAAGGGAGAgtgtctccctgctctcagttcttgTGCCTGCTGCCACAGTGGCCTCTGACAGCCAGGAGAAGCAGTTGCAAGGAGAGTCCTGACCAGCCCCTGCAGACCTAGGTTGATGCATGCTCAGTACATCCAGAATTGGCAGAGAATTTCTCCACCAGTCTCTAACAAGTTTCTAataagcatagaatcatagaactgtaggacaTGGAGGACCTcgagtggtcatctagtccagccccttgcgCTCAGgctggaccaagtaaacctagaccatccccaacaggtgtttgtccagcctgttcttaaaaacctccaatggtaGGGATTCCACATCCACTCTTAGAAGCCTATtgcagtacttaactatccttatagttaaaaaGTAATTCCTAATagttaacctaaatctcctttgctgcagattaagcccattacttcttgtcctgtcttcactggacatggagaacaattgatcactgttctCTTTGTAGCAgccctttacatatttgaagactgttagcaGGTCTTCcattagtcttcttttctcaaaactaaacacccctagttttttttaacctttcctcagaggctgGGTTTTCTAAACCTGCTACCATTTTTGTAGCTgtcttctggactttctccaattcgcccacatctttcttaaagtgtggaaaccagaactggacacagcactcaggctaaggcctcaccagtgccaagcagagcaaGACAGTTGCTTCCCATGTCCTGCCTATGATACCGTTGTTAATACAGCCCAgattattagccttttttgcagctgcatcacattgctgactctcattcaatttgtgatgcactataacccccaggtccttttctgcagtattcttgcctacccagttattccccgtgttgtagttgtgcatttgatttttccttcgtAAGTGTGTAACTTTGCCCTTGTCTTtagtgaatttcatcttgttgatttcagaaccaattctctaatttttcaagatcgttctgaattctaatcctgtcttccgaaGTTCTAGCACCCCACCCATTTTGGTGTTATCCACAAATGTAATTTATAAgtatattctccactccattatccaagtcattaattaaaatattgaatagtactggaccctggactgacccctgcagTATTACATCCTGCAGcctagtttttttaacctttcctcagaggtcggGTTTTCTAAACAGAAGCAGGAATAAAGGGCAAATGTCCTGATTCTTGTACCCTTGCTCCAGTCACTCCTCAGCCTGTTACCAGCATTCTCCTCTCATCGGGGGCTTAACAGACACTGCCATATTCATTTGTCTTTTTTCAGCAATTTTTTCACTTTCTGGAAGTTTTGTCTCCTAGGGAAAAGCCCAGGTAGGAGGGGTTGGGCTTGGAGGCTTCATAGGGAAAAGTCAGCCTTGCTTCTCAGCTATAGCCTCTATATTCAAAGCACAATGAAAATTTGCCCATTCAGCTCAAATTTAAACTAGCCCCCTACTCTCACTCttatcctcttcccctccccttgcgATGACTGTCTCTGCCAAAAATGGCTAAGTACCCTCTGAAGATGCCATCCCTGATGCAGTCTGTAGGGGGGCTACAGCAGCTGAGATAGCTGCCTCTGGTCCTTGCCAGCCTGGGAGTGAGCCTGAGTTCTTGCAGCATGGTAGCACAACACACTCCCATGTGCACCTTAGCTGCTTTCCTGTTGTTCTGAAGCACGAGCAGGGAGGGTGTGAAGTGAGGAATCTGTGCAGTGTTGGGAAGTGAGTGAGCGGCGCTGACGGTATCATCTCTTTCCCTGCAGACCCCAGCAGTGTGGATCTGGAGAAAGTGGCTAATATCATTGTGGACCAGTCCCTCAAAGACTGTGTGTTCAGCAAGGAGGCTGGGCGTATTTGCTACACCATCATCCAGGTGAGAAGATGTCAGCATGCTGACAGCAAATCCTTAGTGAGTCACACAGCCTCCCCTTCCGGATCACAGCTAGTGCTAGTGGGTATCTTGGCGTCTCAGCTGGGCCTGCCTCAGTCCTACAGCATTTACAGAGAACTTTTAATCTGCAAAGCACTTTATTAGCACTACTGAGCCTTCCAATGCCACCCTCTAGAGGAGTATCATCCCCTTTTCAAAGAAAGGGGAAATTCAGGCACACAGAAGGAAAGACTTGCAAAAGGTCATGCAGGGAATACAACCTACACCTCCTTTCTCCCAGTCCTGCGTTCTTACCACCAGACCAGCTCCTCTCTGTCTTTGTAAATGTTTTAACAGAGGTTTCCACTGCTTGCCCCATCTGCCAGAGATATGCAGAAATCCAAACCTGCCCCCATGTGTGGGAGTACAGTTTCTCAGGCTCAACTGGAAGAAGGTCCCTAGTCTTGGGGCAGTGGCCTTCATGGCAGAGGAACTTATCCAGCATATTGAAATGGTTTCTTCCCATAAGATCAGGAGTGAAGCTGGCCTGTGGAATTCTGCATGCTGGGAGGAGATTCTCTAGCTCCAGCAAAGCTGTGAAAtagaggaagagaatgggaagGGATGTGCAGGCCATGACAGTAGCCTCAACTCCACGTGCAGTTAGACTCCCACCAATCATCTCTCTGTGCAACAATAGGAGTCTGATAATGAATGATATGTAAAGACCCTAGTAATGTGGGTACCCACATTGTTGTCCTCCCCTTTCCTGGCTGTTCTGGGGTCCTAGGCAGAGAGCAAGCAGGTGGGCCAGAGCATTTTCCGACGGAGTCTGCTTAACCGTCTGCAGCAGGAGTATAAGGACCGGGAGGAGCTGCGAGCCCGCTCGCCCCAGGCATGGATCTGTTACGTCACCTTCATCTGTAATATCTTTGACTACCTGAGGGTAAGGTGCCTATGCAGAGGACATCCCTATCTGCTGCCTCATGCCTAAAGAGGATCTGAACCAAACCCCTCCTGAGTTAGGGGCAGGAGTTTG
The sequence above is a segment of the Mauremys mutica isolate MM-2020 ecotype Southern chromosome 12, ASM2049712v1, whole genome shotgun sequence genome. Coding sequences within it:
- the MIF4GD gene encoding MIF4G domain-containing protein isoform X2: MGDTGKEEYKIQSFDTETQQLLKTALKDPSSVDLEKVANIIVDQSLKDCVFSKEAGRICYTIIQAESKQVGQSIFRRSLLNRLQQEYKDREELRARSPQAWICYVTFICNIFDYLRVNNMPMMALVNPVYECLFRLAQPDSLKKEEEVDCLVLQLHRIGEQLEKMNSQPMDELFSLLRDGFLLEDGLSSLSQLLLLEIIEFRAADWKMTDAAQKYYYSEVTD